The Candidozyma auris chromosome 1, complete sequence genome includes a region encoding these proteins:
- a CDS encoding aspartate/glutamate transporter — protein MGRATIKSGSINLLNTIIGAGILAMPFGLKCNGIIFGSFLIAWSSLTSAFGLYLQNKVAKYTQQREAVSYFSLCQLTYPQLSVVFDGAIAIKCFGVGVSYLVVIGDLMPKIMESLRFSPDSWFMERNLWITIFMVLMVAPLSYLKKLDSLKYTSVVALFSVVYLICLVIEHYIVDDLPPRSIDVVGPKSWTKTLSSFPIFVFAYTCHQNMFAIINELEPTEKSGSQTRQANMIIRNAITIACASYLVVGIIGYLTFGNKVDANIITMYPKDSVPSLIGRLCIVVMVSLSFPLQCHPCRGSINHIRYFLKHGVQSHKMRQFQVSTDGYTPIQSDAESMVEESFVSTTPMEGAQDTEGHDPIVVKLTTRQFYIITTGIVVLAYLVAISVTSLAHVLAIVGSTGSTSISFILPGLFGFMLIKPLNGATQLTNLELFCRYGGFALSVWGVLVMIVCLFVTIFLGATH, from the coding sequence ATGGGCCGTGCGACAATAAAATCGGGTTCcatcaaccttctcaacaCCATCATTGGTGCTGGTATTTTGGCCATGCCTTTTGGCCTCAAATGCAACGGTATCATATTTGGCTCCTTCCTAATAGCATGGTCGTCCCTTACATCTGCGTTTGGTCTTTATCTTCAAAATAAGGTAGCGAAGTATACACAACAACGAGAGGCTGTATCTTACTTCAGCTTGTGCCAGTTGACATACCCTCAGCTATCAGTGGTGTTTGACGGGGCCATTGCCATAAAGTGTTTTGGTGTGGGAGTCTCGTACTTGGTTGTTATTGGTGATTTGATGCCTAAAATTATGGAGCTGCTCAGGTTCTCACCGGACTCGTGGTTCATGGAACGTAACTTGTGGATTACCATATTCATGGTGCTCATGGTGGCTCCACTCTCGTAtctcaaaaagctcgaCTCCCTCAAGTATACTTCTGTGGTTGCGCTTTTCTCCGTGGTATACTTGATTTGTCTCGTTATTGAGCACTACATAGTGGATGACCTTCCTCCTAGAAGCATCGACGTTGTTGGACCTAAACTGTGGACTAAGACCCTCTCTTCATTCCCAATTTTCGTCTTTGCCTATACATGCCACCAGAACATGTTTGCTATTATTAATGAGTTGGAACCTACAGAGAAGTCCGGTTCTCAGACTCGTCAGGCCAATATGATTATTCGTAACGCCATCACCATAGCTTGTGCTTCGTATTTGGTGGTTGGCATAATTGGCTACTTGACGTTTGGAAACAAAGTGGATGCTAATATCATCACCATGTATCCTAAAGACTCGGTCCCTTCTCTTATCGGAAGACTTTGTATTGTCGTGATGGTCTCGTTATCTTTCCCACTACAATGCCACCCATGTCGTGGCTCAATCAACCACATTCGCTACTTTTTGAAGCACGGTGTTCAATCACACAAGATGCGCCAGTTTCAAGTATCAACTGATGGCTATACGCCAATCCAGTCAGATGCTGAATCCATGGTAGAAGAATCATTTGTATCAACGACACCAATGGAGGGAGCTCAGGATACTGAAGGTCATGACCCAATTGTGGTGAAGCTTACTACTAGACAATTCTACATCATCACGACCGGTATTGTGGTCTTGGCATATTTGGTTGCGATCTCGGTTACTTCTTTGGCGCATGTTCTTGCAATTGTTGGTTCGACTGGTTCAACCTCTATTTCATTCATCTTGCCAGGATTGTTTGGCTTCATGTTGATCAAACCGCTCAATGGTGCAACTCAATTGACTAACCTAGAATTGTTCTGCAGATATGGAGGCTTCGCCTTAAGTGTTTGGGGTGTCCTTGTGATGATCGTCTGTCTTTTCGTCACCATCTTCCTTGGTGCTACACATTAA
- a CDS encoding phosphatidylinositol-binding protein encodes MEVSPNVLTYRGNFTEPSTEYLHLTNSSSQPLAFKVKTTAPKLYCVRPNASIIGPGESIKISLILQGFTQPLPKDYKCKDKFLIVSLPCPDLTDPSKVSEQWSALESKFRDQLLQKKLRVNFVIDEDESNETQANDTTFANATSSAGFGAAGAGAAGAAGAAAGVGAGAGANANDTVDRTLDSSAVNSGADTTKEAFPSVGSAGADEAQQKELEASNEKINNLSEKLDSNEKAAAASTNSQTGSATEDTVSGVSLPFAAILVIVAILLGWYVL; translated from the exons ATGGAGGTCTCCCCAAACGTCTTGACTTACAGAG GTAACTTTACTGAGCCCTCCACAGAGTATTTGCACTTGACCAACTCTTCATCGCAACCCTTGGCTTTCAAGGTGAAAACCACTGCGCCAAAGTTGTACTGTGTTAGACCTAATGCCAGCATTATTGGCCCGGGTGAGTCGATCAAAATCTCACTCATCTTGCAGGGCTTCACCCAGCCCTTGCCCAAGGATTACAAATGCAAggacaagttcttgattgTGTCTTTGCCATGCCCCGACTTGACAGACCCATCCAAGGTTAGCGAACAGTGGAGCGCTTTGGAGAGCAAGTTCCGTGACCAGTTGctacaaaagaaattgagagTCAACTTTGTCATTGACGAGGACGAGTCCAATGAGACCCAGGCAAACGACACGACTTTTGCCAATGCCACCTCGTCTGCTGGCTTTGGTGCCGCTGGTGCAGGTGCCGCAGGTGCCGCAGGTGCCGCTGCTGGTGTGGGCGCTGGCGCTGGTGCCAACGCTAACGATACTGTCGATAGAACACTCGATTCTTCTGCCGTCAACTCCGGCGCTGACACTACAAAAGAGGCGTTCCCATCTGTGGGCAGTGCTGGCGCTGACGAGGCACAGCAAAAGGAATTGGAGGCCTCCAACGAGAAGATCAATAACTTGTCAGAGAAGTTGGACTCCAACGAGAAGGCTGCTGCCGCCTCAACCAACTCTCAAACTGGTTCTGCTACTGAGGACACTGTGAGCGGTGTTTCTCTCCCATTTGCTGCAATCTTGGTAATCGTTGCCATTTTGTTGGGTTGGTACGTTTTGTGA
- the RPL10A gene encoding 60S ribosomal protein uL1 → MSKITSAHVRENVQKLLEFSNETKKRNFLETVELQVGLKNYDPQRDKRFSGTLKLPQVPRPNMTICIFGDAFDVDRAKSVGVDAMSVDDLKKLNKNKKLIKKLAKKYNAFIASEVLIKQVPRLLGPQLSKAGKFPTPVSHNDDLYSRVQDVKSTIKFQLKKVLCLAVAVGNVEMEEDVLVNQIMMAANFLVSLLKKNWQNVGSLVIKSTMGPSFRIY, encoded by the coding sequence ATGTCTAAGATTACTAGTGCCCACGTTCGTGAAAACGTCCAGAAGTTGTTGGAATTCTCTAACGagaccaagaagagaaacttCTTGGAGACCGTCGAGTTGCAGGTCGGTTTGAAGAACTACGACCCTCAGAGAGACAAGCGTTTCTCTGGTACCTTGAAGTTGCCTCAGGTCCCAAGACCAAACATGACCATCTGTATCTTCGGTGATGCTTTCGATGTCGACAGAGCCAAGTCTGTTGGTGTTGACGCTATGTCCGttgatgacttgaagaagttgaacaagaacaagaaattGATTAAGAAGTTGGCTAAGAAGTACAACGCTTTCATCGCTTCTGAGGTCTTGATCAAGCAGGTTCCAAGATTGTTGGGTCCTCAGTTGTCCAAGGCTGGTAAGTTCCCCACCCCAGTCTCTCACAACGATGACTTGTACTCCAGAGTTCAGGATGTCAAGTCCACCATCAAGTTccagttgaagaaggtcttGTGTCTTGCTGTTGCCGTTGGTAACGTTGAGATGGAGGAGGACGTCTTGGTCAACCAGATCATGATGGCTGCTAACTTCTTGgtctctttgttgaagaagaactgGCAGAACGTTGGCTCCTTGGTGATTAAGTCCACCATGGGTCCTTCTTTCAGAATTTACTAA
- the ALG11 gene encoding alpha-1,2-mannosyltransferase ALG11: MFLLVIGAFTAFFLYKVAEGALPQLFLVPPQHWQDKINRVIGSAKPVYLKVGLKRSSFRKRLVGASFHPSFYTNFVENKIILSPIDIQNRDTFTENLTRRDPKDPRRCRLYGFFHPYANNGGGGEKVLWQAVHATLAQNERNIAIIYTTNVEASPKDILHKVGLKFDIKELDSKRVVFVYLRKFSKWIDADGWKHFTLIGQLLGSMLLALEALFELTPDVWVDTMGLPGSYLPVSIIVKIPIIAYVHYPVIQLDMFNKLKFQKLADLTKLEPSLADLISVLKFGYWTALYYFYTYLGSCVDITLANGTWTYNHLKAIWSSNAYLGKVVEILYPPCATETLVKSASFEAPRENKLLYIAQFRPEKRHDLVLEEFAEFLKEARTAKLPLEKIPSIVFLGSCRTPEDSGTLKKLRTQVTMLKLTEYVEFVVDCSFDEVKEQLKRCKFGLNAMWNEHFGIGVVEYVSCGVVPIVHASAGPLLDICTTSEPSLTWENDFGFFFKSSRDPDFHGIRVDNNLAFTVRGERALYPPLHQLLNKIYIEDPEIASNDSLAFKRMNGSSLMLEKFSNSIFDKKWMEHLTVAESLEETFRLEKRGKVEAVY; the protein is encoded by the coding sequence ATGTTTCTTCTCGTGATCGGGGCTTTCACGGCCTTTTTTCTCTATAAGGTCGCTGAAGGTGCCTTGCCCcagctttttcttgttccCCCACAGCATTGGCAggacaagatcaacagAGTAATTGGGAGCGCAAAGCCCGTCTACTTGAAAGTTGGACTAAAAAGGTCGTCTTTTAGAAAGCGTCTTGTGGGTGCAAGTTTCCACCCATCCTTCTATACGaattttgtggagaatAAAATAATCTTGCTGCCAATTGATATCCAGAATAGGGATACATTTACGGAGAACCTCACAAGACGAGACCCCAAAGACCCGAGGAGATGCAGGCTATACGGATTTTTCCATCCATATGCCAACAACGGAGGCGGCGGTGAAAAAGTCTTATGGCAAGCGGTTCACGCCACCTTGGCACAAAATGAACGCAATATCGCCATCATCTATACAACCAATGTTGAAGCCCTGCCAAAGGATATCTTGCACAAAGTGGGATTGAAGTTTGATATCAAAGAATTGGACTCCAAGAGGGTGGTTTTCGTATACTTACGCAAGTTCAGTAAGTGGATTGATGCAGACGGCTGGAAACACTTCACACTAATCGGGCAGCTATTGGGTTCAATGCTCTTGGCTTTAGAAGCCCTATTTGAATTGACTCCCGACGTATGGGTCGATACTATGGGTTTGCCTGGTAGCTATTTGCCTGTGAGCATTATTGTCAAGATCCCAATCATTGCCTACGTCCATTATCCCGTGATTCAACTAGAtatgttcaacaagcttaAGTTTCAAAAGTTAGCTGACTTGACAAAACTCGAACCAAGTCTCGCTGACTTGATCTCTGTTCTCAAGTTCGGTTATTGGACAGCATTGTATTATTTTTACACATACTTGGGTTCATGTGTTGATATTACGTTAGCCAATGGTACATGGACCTATAACCATCTTAAGGCGATCTGGAGTCTGAATGCTTATTTGGGTAAGGTTGTTGAGATCTTGTACCCACCATGTGCAACTGAGACCTTAGTTAAGAGTGCATCGTTTGAAGCACCAAGAGAGAACAAACTTTTGTACATTGCCCAATTTAGACCTGAGAAACGTCACGACTTGGTTCTAGAAGAGTTTGCcgagttcttgaaagaagccCGCACTGCAAAATTACCACTCGAGAAGATCCCTTCAATCGTCTTTTTAGGATCTTGTCGTACACCAGAGGACTCTGGGACCCTAAAGAAGCTACGTACACAAGTCACGATGCTCAAATTGACAGAGTATGTGGAGTTTGTCGTTGATTGTTCTTTTGATGAGGTGAAAGAACAGCTCAAGAGATGTAAATTTGGTCTCAATGCTATGTGGAATGAACATTTTGGCATCGGGGTAGTGGAGTACGTGAGTTGTGGGGTCGTTCCCATTGTGCATGCATCTGCTGGTCCTCTTTTGGACATCTGTACTACGAGCGAGCCAAGTTTGACATGGGAGAATGATTTtggattcttcttcaaaagtctGCGAGATCCAGACTTCCATGGAATCAGGGTAGATAATAATCTTGCTTTTACAGTGAGAGGGGAAAGAGCACTCTACCCACCCTTGCATCAGCTTTTGAACAAGATATACATTGAGGATCCGGAAATTGCTCTGAATGACTCCTTAGCATTCAAAAGAATGAATGGAAGCTCCCTCATGTTGGAAAAGTTCTCTAACCTGATTTTCGACAAGAAATGGATGGAACACTTGACGGTTGCGGAACTGTTGGAAGAGACATTTCGACTTGAGAAGCGTGGCAAGGTTGAGGCGGTTTACTAA
- the SEC27 gene encoding coatomer subunit beta', whose translation MKLEVTKQFSTRSERVKGIDFHPSEPWILTTLYNGKIEIWSYATNTLIKSIQVTDLPVRAGKFIARKNWIVVGSDDFHVRVYNYNTGEKITQFEAHPDYIRSIAVHQSLPYILTSSDDLTIKLWNWDNNWRLEQTYEGHQHYIMSVNFNPKDPNTFASACLDRTVKVWSLGSPTPNYTMVAHDEKGVNYVDYYPQADKPYLITASDDKTVKVWDYQTKSCVAVLEGHLANVSFAIFHPELPLIVSGSEDGTVRFWNSNTFKLEKSVNYGLERVWCVGILQKSNLIAVGCDSGYIVVKIGNEEPLFSMDNNGKLIYAKNSEVFSSVIKPNSTDGLKDGETLPLQQKELGTVEIYPQTLAHSPNGRYAAVCGDGEYLVYTALAWRSKAFGKALDFVWNTHDFSNATSFAVRESKLSIKIFKNFQEHVAVDLVYEADKIIPGALLGVKSTGLLCFYDWETGALVRRINLAQNDVQDVVWSDNGEMVAILTTAAATETGAGTNATKTSNETYFLSFDRSVYEDSLTDNTYSPSEGAEAAFDVLYTLPSSEQILSGKFIGDVFVYSTGTTNRLNYFVGGEVINLSHFDRKYYVIGYKASDGKLYLIDKALNVISWYLNAKILELQTLVMRGDLEQYAKAFIEDNIPDVSTISPEDLSSDYKAYLTDLTKTELNQLSRFFEKLGYLKLSFDLSQDFDSKFQISLSTGDLSKAYELLAESQQKSPSTASANVSKWRKLGDLALSKWQVKLAENCYWLAKDYSSLLLLLSSSNNQMSLARLAEEAEALGKYNIAFQAWWLIGSVDRCLNLLIKTERYTEAAFFGRTYGVGADKVNEIVDLWKKKLESNGRARISERLIKSLSNLSIGEAPAQDALIDLDEQTDEKLIDADEEPSTQEKSANGPAGVEIEV comes from the coding sequence ATGAAGTTGGAGGTGACAAAACAGTTTTCTACTCGCTCGGAAAGAGTGAAGGGAATTGATTTTCACCCCTCAGAGCCGTGGATTCTCACCACTTTGTACAATGGTAAGATCGAGATTTGGTCCTACGCAACCAACACACTTATAAAGCTGATCCAGGTGACTGACTTGCCTGTCAGAGCGGGAAAGTTTATTGCTAGGAAAAACTGGATAGTGGTTGGTTCTGATGACTTCCATGTTCGTGTTTACAACTACAACACTGGTGAAAAGATCACTCAATTCGAAGCGCACCCAGACTACATTAGAAGCATTGCTGTGCATCAGTCCTTGCCATACATTTTGACATCTTCGGATGATCTTACTATCAAATTATGGAATTGGGACAATAATTGGCGCTTGGAGCAGACCTATGAGGGCCATCAACACTACATCATGAGCGTCAACTTCAACCCCAAGGACCCAAACACTTTTGCATCTGCGTGCTTGGACAGAACCGTCAAAGTCTGGTCTTTGGGATCTCCCACTCCCAACTACACCATGGTGGCTCATGACGAGAAAGGTGTCAATTATGTGGACTATTATCCTCAGGCAGACAAGCCATATCTTATCACTGCATCCGACGATAAGACTGTCAAGGTTTGGGACTACCAGACCAAGTCTTGTGTTGCTGTCTTGGAAGGTCACTTGGCCAATGTTTCGTTCGCAATTTTCCACCCAGAATTGCCTTTGATCGTATCTGGTTCCGAGGACGGTACAGTCAGATTCTGGAACTCCAACACTTTTAAGCTTGAAAAATCAGTGAATTATGGTTTGGAAAGAGTATGGTGTGTGGGCATCTTGCAAAAGTCGAACTTGATCGCAGTTGGATGTGACTCTGGATACATTGTTGTGAAGATCGGTAACGAAGAGCCACTTTTCTCTATGGACAACAATGGTAAGCTTATTTACGCTAAAAACTCAGAAGTCTTTTCATCAGTTATTAAGCCAAACTCAACAGACGGTTTGAAGGATGGTGAGACATTACCccttcaacaaaaggaATTGGGCACAGTTGAAATCTACCCGCAGACTTTGGCACACTCTCCAAATGGCAGATATGCTGCTGTctgtggtgatggtgaaTACCTTGTCTATACTGCCTTGGCCTGGCgttcaaaagcttttggaaaagcTTTGGACTTTGTCTGGAATACGCATGACTTCTCCAATGCAACCTCGTTTGCTGTCAGGGAAAGCAAATTGTCtatcaagatcttcaagaatttccAAGAACACGTTGCAGTTGACCTTGTTTACGAAGCCGACAAGATCATCCCAGGTGCTTTGCTAGGCGTCAAGTCCACTGGTCTTTTATGCTTCTACGATTGGGAGACTGGCGCTTTGGTGAGAAGAATAAATCTTGCTCAAAACGATGTCCAGGATGTCGTTTGGTCTGACAATGGCGAGATGGTTGCTATTTTAACAACGGCTGCTGCTACAGAGACGGGTGCTGGTACAAATGCAACTAAGACCAGCAACGAAACATACTTCCTCAGCTTTGATCGTTCTGTGTATGAAGATTCATTAACTGATAATACCTATAGTCCTTCGGAGGGCGCAGAGGCCGCCTTTGATGTTCTTTATACATTGCCATCTTCAGAACAAATTTTGTCGGGTAAGTTCATTGGTGACGTATTTGTCTACAGCACAGGAACGACCAATAGACTTAACTATTTTGTTGGCGGTGAGGTCATAAACTTGAGTCATTTCGACCGCAAGTACTATGTTATCGGTTACAAAGCTTCGGATGGCAAGCTTTATTTGATCGACAAAGCTCTCAACGTGATCTCATGGTACTTGAACGCCAAGATCTTGGAATTACAGACATTAGTTATGCGTGGTGACCTCGAGCAGTATGCCAAAGCATTTATTGAGGATAATATTCCGGATGTGTCCACCATTTCACCTGAGGATTTGTCTAGTGATTACAAGGCTTACTTGACAGATTTGACGAAGACTGAACTCAATCAGCTATCTagattttttgaaaagcttgGTTATTTGAAGTTATCCTTCGATTTGTCTCAGGACTTCGACTCAAAATTCCAAATATCTTTATCTACCGGCGACTTGAGCAAAGCATACGAATTATTGGCGGAGAGTCAGCAGAAGAGTCCTCTGACCGCTTCAGCCAATGTCAGTAAGTGGAGAAAGTTGGGTGACTTGGCCTTGCTGAAATGGCAGGTTAAGCTTGCAGAAAACTGCTACTGGTTAGCCAAGGACTATTCATCGTTACtacttttgctttcttcctctAATAATCAAATGCTGTTGGCTCGCCTAGCCGAAGAGGCTGAAGCATTGGGTAAGTATAACATCGCTTTTCAAGCTTGGTGGCTAATTGGCAGCGTCGATAGATGTCTCAATTTGTTGATTAAAACAGAACGCTATACAGAAGCTGCATTTTTTGGTCGTACATATGGTGTTGGAGCGGATAAGGTTAACGAGATTGTGGActtgtggaagaagaagctaGAATCAAACGGGAGGGCAAGAATCAGTGAGCGCTTGATCAAGagtctttcaaatcttAGCATTGGTGAAGCTCCTGCTCAAGACGCGTTGATTGACCTCGATGAGCAGACTgacgagaagttgattgatGCTGATGAGGAACCATCCACTCAGGAGAAGTCCGCGAATGGTCCCGCTGGCGTTGAGATCGAGGTATAG
- a CDS encoding methionine aminopeptidase, whose translation MTAEQEKATPTDVQPVADKVSDLKIDTVASNDEAEDDDNNEAGGTSKKKKKNKKKKKKLTNIASSYPDGVYPEGQWMEYPLEVNSYRTTDEEKRYLDRQQNNRWQDFRKGAEIHRRVRAKAQQNIKPGMTMLEIADLIENSVRQYVGNDHPKNQGIGFPTGLSLNHVAAHYTPNSGDKVVLKYEDVMKVDIGVHVNGRIVDSAFTLTFDEKYDPLLEAVKAATNTGVKEAGIDVRLNDIGAAVEEVMESYEMELKGKTYPIKCIRNLNGHNIGDYTIHSGKTVPIVANGDMTKMEESETFAIETFGTTGKGYVIGQGECSHYALNQGVDVKAPSERARQLQNTIRETFGTLPWCRRYLERAGEDKYLLALNQLVRAGIVEDYPPLVDTSGSYTAQFEHTILLHPHKKEVVSRGDDY comes from the coding sequence ATGACAGCggaacaagaaaaagccaCTCCGACAGATGTCCAACCTGTTGCTGATAAAGTTTCAGACTTAAAAATTGACACTGTGGCATCCAATGATGAGGCAGAGGACGACGACAATAATGAAGCCGGCGGCACGTCtaagaaaaagaagaagaacaaaaagaagaagaagaagctcacaAATATTGCCTCCTCCTATCCTGATGGAGTATACCCGGAGGGCCAATGGATGGAATACCCACTAGAAGTAAACAGTTACAGAACTACTGACGAAGAGAAGAGGTATTTGGACAGACAACAAAACAACCGTTGGCAGGATTTCAGAAAGGGTGCCGAGATTCATAGAAGAGTGCGTGCCAAAGCGCAGCAGAATATCAAGCCAGGGATGACTATGCTCGAAATTGCTGATTTAATTGAAAATTCTGTGAGACAGTATGTGGGTAATGACCATCCCAAGAACCAAGGTATCGGTTTTCCTACAGGCTTGTCTCTCAACCACGTCGCAGCTCACTACACCCCTAACCTGGGCGATAAGGTTGTCTTGAAGTATGAGGATGTCATGAAGGTGGATATTGGAGTTCACGTCAATGGACGCATTGTAGATTCCGCGTTCACCTTAACATTTGATGAGAAGTACGACCCTCTCTTGGAAGCTGTCAAGGCAGCAACTAACACTGGTGTTAAGGAGGCGGGTATTGACGTGAGATTGAACGATATTGGAGCTGCCGTTGAAGAGGTGATGGAAAGTTACGAGATGGAGCTCAAGGGCAAGACCTATCCTATCAAGTGTATTAGAAACTTGAACGGACACAATATCGGTGACTACACAATCCACTCGGGTAAAACCGTTCCGATCGTTGCTAACGGCGACATGACCAAGATGGAGGAAAGCGAAACTTTTGCCATTGAGACTTTCGGTACCACCGGGAAAGGTTACGTCATTGGCCAAGGGGAGTGCTCGCACTACGCCTTGAACCAAGGGGTGGACGTCAAAGCGCCATCTGAAAGAGCCAGACAACTTCAAAACACCATTAGGGAAACCTTTGGTACGTTACCATGGTGCCGTAGATATTTGGAGAGAGCTGGCGAGGACAAGTATCTTCTTGCCCTCAACCAATTGGTGCGTGCTGGAATTGTCGAGGACTACCCACCATTGGTGGACACTCTGGGCAGCTACACGGCGCAGTTTGAGCACACGATCTTGCTCCATCCACATAAGAAAGAGGTTGTGTCGAGAGGTGATGACTACTAA
- a CDS encoding phosphopantothenoylcysteine decarboxylase complex subunit, which translates to MSQHVQRRSSRSHSPDTESKSEEIPPAVQAISNLRCPSPPPILTNSSRNTPLQGSSASGQDKSSGSADASGVSSSHAAKAASAEKLPLPSVTVDVREIRGRPDESLKRASLESPRVRSKDSERTGGDSIWCPAPRGTSNLKQTSDVHGVAVGDQKGNSVHAHFSVEEPTRSKTRSRSGSNPGASGSTAGGAGAIVGNGSASHSATARAGATSPASGAEFKDPAASVRGQLPSEEQSANIDPRLPQDDGKLHVLFGVCGAISTGKIKLIINKLFEIYTPQKIAIQLILTSSSENFISHETLQHLETTKKVRIWRDSDEWATWSSRADPVLHIELRRWADILIVCPLTANTLAKISLGLCDNLLTSVIRAWNTAYPILLAPAMVSNAYNAITTKRQLRLISEEMPWIEVLKPVEKVMGSYGDIGMGGMMDWNEIVNKVVLKLGGYPDVEDEDDDSRSNNDTGNADNNDNDDDDDDDDDDDDDDDDDDDDDDDDDDDDDDENNEVADEVIRAKRVVDAEKGKAAKEN; encoded by the coding sequence ATGTCCCAGCACGTCCAGAGAAGATCTCTGCGGCTGCACAGTCCAGACACCGAAAGCAAATCAGAGGAAATTCCTCCAGCAGTGCAAGCCATCTCAAACTTACGTTGCCCTCTGCCACCACCCATTCTTACCAATTCGAGCCGAAACACCCCTCTTCAGGGCTCTAGCGCCAGTGGCCAGGACAAGTCTAGCGGCTCTGCTGATGCGTCCGGAGTGAGCTCATCTCACGCTGCCAAAGCTGCTTCAGCTGAAAAGCTCCCTCTTCCCAGTGTAACCGTGGATGTGAGAGAAATCCGTGGACGGCCTGACGAGAGCTTGAAAAGAGCTAGCTTGGAGTCGCCTCGTGTCAGGTCTAAGGATAGCGAACGCACGGGAGGTGATTCAATCTGGTGTCCTGCTCCTCGTGGTACTTCCAATTTGAAGCAGACATCTGATGTTCACGGGGTTGCTGTAGGCGATCAGAAGGGCAACTCAGTTCATGCTCATTTCTCGGTGGAAGAGCCAACGCGATCAAAAACCAGGCTGCGTCTGGGCCTGAACCCTGGTGCCTCAGGACTGACTGCCGGTGGCGCTGGCGCCATCGTTGGAAACGGTTCTGCTCTGCACTCGGCCACTGCTCGTGCTGGTGCCACCAGTCCAGCATCTGGCGCAGAATTCAAGGATCCTGCTGCAAGTGTCCGGGGTCAGTTGCCCTCAGAAGAGCAGTCTGCAAACATTGATCCTCGTTTGCCTCAGGATGATGGTAAGCTCCACGTTTTGTTCGGTGTTTGCGGTGCCATTTCAACAGGCAAAATCAAACTAATTATCaacaagctttttgagatCTACACCCCTCAAAAGATTGCTATACAACTCATTCTTACTTCATCTTCTGAGAATTTCATCTCTCATGAAACCTTGCAGCATTTAGAGACGACAAAGAAAGTCCGTATTTGGCGAGATCTGGATGAATGGGCTACATGGAGCTCTCGTGCTGATCCGGTTCTCCACATTGAATTGCGTCGTTGGGCAGATATTTTAATCGTTTGTCCGCTAACCGCAAATACGTTGGCCAAGATCTCTCTTGGTCTTTGTGATAATTTGCTAACGTCAGTCATCCGAGCGTGGAATACCGCTTATCCCATACTTCTTGCTCCTGCTATGGTAAGTAATGCTTACAATGCAATAACTACAAAGCGTCAATTGAGACTCATATCTGAAGAGATGCCTTGGATAGAGGTTCTCAAGCCTGTGGAAAAAGTCATGGGCTCATACGGTGATATAGGAATGGGTGGTATGATGGATTGGAATGAAATTGTCAACAAAGTCGTTTTGAAATTGGGCGGTTATCCtgacgttgaagatgaggatgatgattcGAGGAGTAACAACGACACAGGAAACGCCGACAATAAcgacaatgatgatgatgacgacgatgatgacgatgacgacgacgatgacgatgacgatgatgacgacgacgatgacgatgatgacgacgatgacgacgagaaTAATGAAGTTGCCGACGAGGTCATCAGGGCGAAGAGGGTCGTAGATGCAGAGAAAGGAAAGGCCGCCAAAGAGAACTAG